Proteins from a single region of Ischnura elegans chromosome 2, ioIscEleg1.1, whole genome shotgun sequence:
- the LOC124173947 gene encoding uncharacterized protein LOC124173947, which translates to MAEYVKLPTSVDFDSQHAYVEWTNFVREFENFLAATKRDEEEEKVKIALMLNILGTKALALFDTFSIADEERKSYSAVKKAFENYVAPKINETFERFVFNQRVQEEGENFEHFFAECRRLIKNCGFARSEPQEDSLLRDRIVFGVRDKAVQEALLRMEDLSLEKAATHCRAVEQSRRQAKLMRDSTASAKEDVQVDVVVQKKRHGRRNLGNTENNYNKSECGRKGAESKKFQCNRCQTKHAPRECPAYGRKCDKCGMLNHFAISCRVKNVRHVEVIDSDSDSSSLSCYAVNLCVDAVGGNLSTQYNEWVE; encoded by the coding sequence aTGGCTGAATACGTGAAGCTGCCTACTAGCGTGGATTTCGACAGCCAGCATGCGTACGTTGAGTGGACTAATTTTGTGCGCGAATTCGAAAATTTTCTCGCAGCAACGAAGCgagatgaggaggaggaaaaagtaaaaattgctcTCATGCTGAATATCTTAGGAACAAAAGCGCTGGCATTATTTGATACGTTCTCCATCGCTGATGAGGAAAGGAAGTCCTACTCTGCCGTGAAGAAGGCGTTTGAGAACTATGTAGCGCCCAAAATAAACGAGACGTTCGAGCGCTTCGTCTTCAATCAGCGGGTCcaagaagaaggagaaaatttTGAGCACTTCTTCGCCGAATGCAGACGGCTAATAAAGAACTGCGGATTCGCAAGGTCTGAGCCACAGGAGGACTCCTTGCTGAGAGACAGGATTGTCTTTGGGGTCAGAGACAAGGCGGTGCAGGAGGCCTTGCTGCGGATGGAGGACCTGAGTCTGGAGAAAGCCGCAACACATTGCAGAGCAGTGGAGCAAAGTCGACGCCAGGCCAAGCTGATGAGGGATTCGACAGCTTCTGCTAAAGAGGATGTCCAGGTTGACGTGGTGGTGCAGAAGAAGAGGCATGGACGTCGCAATTTAGGTAACacggaaaataattataataaaagtgAGTGTGGCAGGAAAGGGGCTGAAAGCAAGAAATTTCAGTGCAACAGGTGTCAAACGAAACATGCCCCGCGTGAGTGCCCGGCTTACGGGAGAAAGTGTGATAAATGTGGAATGCTGAACCATTTCGCAATATCGTGCCGAGTAAAAAACGTGCGTCACGTTGAAGTGATCGACAGTGATTCGGATTCGTCTTCGCTGTCGTGCTACGCTGTCAATTTGTGTGTTGATGCCGTTGGGGGAAATCTGAGTACCCAATATAATGAGTGGGTCGAGTAA